TTATTAAAAATCGCAGTATTATTTTAGGCAAAAGCACAAAATTAGCTCACCAAAATGTAAGAAAATAGTGACATCAGAGATTTATTTGAGTTATGCGATCACTAATTGAATTACGACAAAACAATTTCGCGATCAATTGCGACTGAAATAGCAATCCTTAGTTAGTGAAGACCGCTAGCCGCAAGCTGTTTATGCAGCAAAATTTGGCGGGGTCGTCCGAGTAGCCAAGTACTCCAGTTAAAATCAACTTGATCTAATTGATAGCCTAACTTACAGTACAATTGACGAGCTTGATGGTTATTTTCTAATACATGTAGATACAGATCCTGATATTCCCACGCTAGCGCGATTTGTTCGCATTTTAATAGCATCTTTTGTGCTACACCACGACGGCGATAATGACGACGAACCGCCAAGTTGGAGATGTAAGGAAACCGCTGGTTCGTAAAAGGATTTTTTGACCGCAGTGACAATTCGACAATTCCGGCTAGGCGATCGCTTTTGGCGTTACAATCGGCAGCGACTAAACAAATATGATGTCGCGTTGTTGTGCGTAATCGATTACGGAGATCTTCGTAGATTCCTAGCTTCAAGAAAGGATAAGCCCAGCCGAGAACACCTTCTTGCGAGTGAAAGCTATCGGCTAGAATGTCAGTCAAACCTGGTACGTCTTCAATTTGCGCCGCACGAATTTCAAATCGGCAATTTTGGTCAGAAGTAAAGTTGGCTGGTAACTGCAAGTTAGTTGAAATTGTCAAAAATCACAGCAAAACGCTATCGCTCATTATCGTAATCGATGCATGGGGCTAACGTCAGGGTTGGTAATGCGTATAAGGTGTAATACGGATAACTGCCACGGGTGGTGACTCAAGTTGACTTGCGGGCGCAGGTAACATTTCACCGCGAAAGTCGAGTATTTGGACAATGACAAGATAGGCGATCGCTAAAATTAGAGAAATTGCACCTGCGATCATCGCAATGATTTTTGAGCGGTTCATGGGCTGTAATTATAGTAGGGTTAGAGGGGCAAGGCAGTGCCTTGCTTGATCAGATGTGGCACAATTTGAAATCAGTCATCTCAATAGCGAATTCGCGGGTCAATATAAGCATTCAAAATATCGATCGCAATACTCGCAATCACTACCAAAACGGCAAAAAACACGAGTATACCTTGCACTGTTGGGTAATCGCGCAGCGAAATCGCGTCATAAAGTCGATTTGCAAGTCCAGGCCAAGAAAATGTTACCTCAGTTAAAATTGCCCCGCCAAGTAACGATGCAAACGTTAGTCCCAAAATTGTAATCACGGGAATCATCGCATTTTTCAGCGCATGGGCGACTAAAATCCGCCGTTCTGGAATTCCTCTAGCGCGGGCGGCTTCTACATAATCTGCACGCAGCGTTTGCTTGAGATTGACGCGCACGATTCGCTCAAAAATACCGCTTAAGAGTAAACCTAGTGTCAAACTCGGCAAGAAAAGATGATACAGCGCGGTGCAGAAACTTGTTAAATCTCCCGCAAGCAGGCTATCAATGGTATATAACCCTGTAGGACCTGGGGGCGGAAACAAAGACGCCGGAAAGCGATCACCAATGGGGAACCAGCCTAGCTGTACTGCAAAGAGTAATTGCATCAGCATTCCCATCCAAAACATGGGTAGTGCATAGGTAATAATGCCAAACAAGCGTCCTCCAACATCAAGCCAAGAGTTAGGACGCGACGCCGCTAGCATCCCTACTGTAATGCCAATCAACAGCGCGATCGCCATACTACATACTGCAAGTTCTGCTGTCGCGGGAAAATGTCTTCCAATCGTATCCCAGACAGCTTCGCCTTGACTCGTTAGCGAAGAACCCAAATCAAAGCGAAGTAAACTGCCAAGATAGCGCAAATACTGCACCCACAATGGATCGGCTAATCCTAAGCGCTGGCGATATTCTTCCTTCACACTCTCTGGGGCGCGACTTCCTAGCACTGCATCTACAGGATCGCCAATCGTTGATTGTAGTAACCAGGGAAGTACTCGCAGTAGAAAAAACACCACTGTCACAATCGTCCAGATCATCAGTGGTGCAAGCAGCAACCGCGCCAGAATGTAATACTGAAGTGCTTTAATGCGAGACATGAGAAAGGGGTGAGGGGTGAGGGGTGAGTTATAATTTTTTTAATTCAAAATTCAAAACTAACTCTAACTACTAGCTCTTTTGGCAATATCCCATAAAGGAAGTTTGAGGATTGGGTCTACTTGTAAGCCTTGAATTGTTTGTTGACCGAAAGCATAATCCTTGTTTTGGACTAAAGGAATTGCGGGGACATCTTGGGCGATTAAGTCTTGAATTTGAGCGAAGAGTGCGGCGCGGGTTTGGGGATTTTGTTCTTGGCGTTGTTGTTCGATCAGTTGATTCATGCGATCACTGTAATAAAATAACCCTTGGCTTTGACTTGCGCCTTGCTCGCATCCAGCAGTTGCATTACCTTGCGTACAACTCAAAAACGGGTGAATGTAGTTATCCGCATCGCCAAAGTCAGGATACCAGTCGAGTAAAACGGCTTGATAGACTCCCTTCGAGATATTGGCGAAAAATGTTGCTCCTTCTTCAGCTTTCGTTTGAATTTGTACAGCACCATCAAGTCGCTGCGAACCATATTCTTGTAGCGTACTCGCTACTTGTTCGCGGGTTAGCGAATAGGCTGGATACGCAATTTCTATAGTTAACGGATTCGCACTTGTGTAACCTGCTTGGGCTAATAAGGCTTTTGCCTGTTCGACGTTTCCATCGCCATAAGTTGTTTGAAAAACTGGCTTGTAGCTATCGAATGTATTAGGAATCATGCTGTACAGCGGTTCAGCTTGCTGTTGATAAACGCGCTGTGTAATTAGTGGACGGTCAATCATTGCCGCGATCGCGCGTCGCACTACCGGATTATCTAATGGTTGCTGCTTGATATTTAAACCTAAATGTGTAACAACGTTGCTTTTTTCTTCCAGTGCCTGCCAACCATTAGACTGCGCTTGCTGTTTCAAACTCTGCACTTGTTCTGGGTCAAAGGTTTGATACGCGATATCGACTTGACCTGTGCGGAAAGAATTAAATAAGTTGGCAGAACTCGATAAAATCTGAAAGTCAATGCCTTGATTTGCTGGTTTTTCGCCCCAGTATTTATCAAACACATCCATCCGAATCAAATTCGGCGTGAACTGCACTAACTGATAGGGACCTGTTCCCACAAATTCTCGCGGCTTGAATTGTCCTGTGCCAATTTCATACGCTTGCGGCGACACAGCACACAATCCCGAAAACGCGAGTAACGAAGGAAATGCCGCAAAAGCATTTTTGAGCCGAATTGTCAGTTCGTATTCTCCTGACGCTTGCACCGAATCGACAACATCCGATAACAAAGATGCGGGTTTCCCGCCGTTTTGAATAAAACGATTGAGCGAAAACGCCATTGCTTCGGCATTAAAGGCAGTACCATCATGGAACACAACTCCTTGACGTACAGGAATTGTGTACGTTAACCCGTCTGCACTCACTTGCGGTAAAGCTGTTGCGAGTTGAGGCACTAATTCACCTGTACCAACCGCGTATGTGTACAGGCGATCGCTCAAGCTCGTCATAATATTAGAACCCGCAAGTTCATAATTATCTGCGGGATCGAGCGTACGCGGTCTTAGCGTTGTACCGACAACCAAGCGCATACTATTCGCACTTGTTGGACTGACACTTGATGTTGTGCCTGGTGGGCGATCATTGCAACTCACAACCAGAAGGCAACACAACAGCGACAAGCCGATAAATTTTCCCAGCGACCACAAGCGCCTGCGAGATACCAACCAATTCATAACATTCGACTATCCTAGCGCAACCATTAGCTATGAGTCGCAAGCTGTCACTTGGTTCCCCAATCGGATAAGCTAACGGCTAGTAACTAAATTGAATAGTATAGCGGAAATGATTTGGCATCTTTGGGTTTGACATAAACTTTTTCTTGCGGTTGCAGTTGTAATTCGTCAAAGCGATCGCGGCTAAGATGCGCTGTCACCACCTGTCCATCATCCAACGTTAATTCAGCTTGAATCTCCCAACCTAAGTGAATAATTCGGCTAACGCGTGCTGATACTGTCGTACCATTTTTCTCGCGTTGTACAATCACATCCTGCGGACGTAAAAACATCTCTGGATGCGTTGACTCAAACCCGTTACCTTGGAAAATATTTGATGTACTCGGTAGCACATTCACAGGACCAATAAAGCTCATCACAAACGCCGTTGCTGGATGGTCATAAATTTCTGCTGGCGAACCAATTTGTTCGACGCGACCTTTGTTCATCACGACGATTTCATCTGAAACTTCCATTGCTTCTTCTTGGTCATGCGTTACAAATACCGTTGTTACATGGACTTCATCATGCAGTTTGCGCAACCAAGCGCGTAAATCTTTACGAACTTTGGCATCGAGTGCGCCGAAGGGTTCGTCAAGCAGGAGTACTTGCGGTTGTACTGCTAACGCCCTTGCTAAAGCAACGCGCTGGCGTTGACCGCCGGATAGTTGTGAAGGATAGCGATTTCCCAAGGCACTCAGTTGCACCAATTCGAGGAGTTCGTCTACTCGCGCTTTAATTTTTGCTTTCGGTGTTTTACGAATTTCTAGGGCAAACGCAATGTTTTGCCGCACACTCATGTGCTTGAAGAGTGCATAGTGCTGAAACACAAATCCAATATTGCGTTCTTGCACGCTTTGATAAGTCGCATCTTTACCTGTAAGCCAAATTTTGCCACTATCAGGTAACTCTAAACCTGCAATCAACCGTAATAACGTAGACTTACCTGAACCCGATGGTCCGAGTAAGGCTACCAGCGAACCTGACTTGATTTCTAAACTTACATCGTCAACGGCCTGAAAACTGCCAAACTGCTTTGATACGTTTTCAACTACAATACCCACGGTGAGCTACCTCTGGAGGAAATATATGGTGATGATGCAATAATCTGAGAAACTTCTACTTAATGTCTATCAGGCTAAATTCAGCGTTTAAACTGAAACTATAATCTCCGGTTTTTTGATGGGGTTACTGTAGTTTTATATCATATAAAGCTTTACTTATTGCGTTTTGTATCTTCACAAGATCTTAGTCTTAGTGTAAAGATTTCATGTTGATCAATATTTTTGTTATCTAAGCTACAGATGTATAGATGATTAGAAGGTAGGGTGTTTCGCGTCCCTGAACCGTCCCTGAACCCTGTATATAAGTATCAAAATATTAAGGTCTGTTGCATTTCAGTCACATCTTCATAGGAAGTCACTGAGCAAGCTAAAAGTCCGTGATACGATGCTTTTCTAGCTCTTGAAGATTGGGAGAAGACCTTTGACACTACGGGTTGCTGTTGTAGGCTCAGGTCCAGCTGGTTCTTCAGCCGCCGAAACCTTGGCAAAAGCTGGAATTGAAACATATTTGTTTGAACGCAAGCTAGACAACGCCAAACCATGTGGCGGAGCAATTCCGCTGTGTATGGTGAGTGAATTCGATCTACCGCCGCAGATTATTGACCGTCAGGTGCGGAAGATGAAGATGATTTCCCCCTCAAATCGCGAGGTGGATATCAATCTAGTCAATGAAGATGAATATATAGGAATGTGCCGTCGCGAAGTTCTCGATGGCTTTTTACGCAATCGCGCTGCCAAACTCGGCGCAAAGTTAATTAATGCTACAGTTCATAAACTCGATATTCCGCAAAATAATACAGATTTCTATACAATTCACTACGTAGACCACTCAGAAGGTGGCGCACAAGGAATTGCCAAATCCTTGAAAGTGGATGCAATTATTGGTGCTGATGGGGCAAACTCCCGTATTGCTAAGGAAATTGATGCTGGAGATTATAACTACGCGATCGCTTTTCAAGAGCGGATTCGCTTACCTGAAGCCCAAATGGCGTACTACAACGACCTTGCCGAGATGTACGTCGGTAACGATGTCTCTACTGACTTCTACGCTTGGGTGTTCCCGAAATACGACCACGTTGCTGTCGGTACAGGCACAATGCAGGTGAATAAAGCCAGCATCAAACAGTTGCAAGCTGGGATTCGGGCGCGGGCGGCGCGAAAACTTGTCGGTGGTCAAATCATTAAAGTCGAAGCGCATCCAATTCCCGAACATCCTCGTCCTCGGCGTGTTGTTGGTCGCGTAGCGCTTGTCGGTGATGCAGCAGGTTATGTCACAAAGTCTTCCGGTGAAGGGATTTACTTTGCGGCGAAATCAGGTCGGATGTGCGCTGAAACTCTTGTTGAGGTATCTCAAGGTGGAACTCGCATTCCTACCGAAAACGAATTGAAAATTTATCTACGACGTTGGGATAAAAAATATGGCATGACCTATAAAGTATTGGATCTGCTGCAAACTGTCTTCTACCGCAGCGATGCAACACGCGAAGCTTTTGTTGAGATGTGTGCAGACTTGGATGTGCAGCGCCTCACGTTCGATAGCTACCTTTACAAAACGGTAGTTCCAGCGAACCCAATTACTCAAATGAAAATCACAGCCAAAACCATCGGTAGCCTAATTCGCGGTAACGCCCTTGCTCCTTAAGTAATTGTTGTTCTCGATAGGGCGATCGCGTAGGCTCAGGTCTGGCGATCGCTTTATTTGCTATTCATACGTTTATGTATAGCGGTTAGTAATTGGCTGTTAGCTCTTATCTTTTAAAAAAGCTTACCAGCGCAATACATTTACTCAATTTACTTGTCCTCACCCGAATGCGTCTTGCTATAAAATCGAACTTTAACGTAGACGCACAGCATCGTGCCCTAGGCTACTACTCCAAACACAGAAAAAATAGATAATTACGAATATAGATACACCGGCTTGATTAAGTTAATTTTTTAGTTAGGCGCTTTTTCGGGAAGGACTGCACTTGTCGGTATCCCACTATTATTGTCACTACTTTGTTCTTCACTTGGAAGTTCTAAACAATAACCTGCACCATACACTGTTTTGATATAACGGGGATGGCGGGGAT
The sequence above is a segment of the Chroogloeocystis siderophila 5.2 s.c.1 genome. Coding sequences within it:
- a CDS encoding GNAT family N-acetyltransferase, translated to MTISTNLQLPANFTSDQNCRFEIRAAQIEDVPGLTDILADSFHSQEGVLGWAYPFLKLGIYEDLRNRLRTTTRHHICLVAADCNAKSDRLAGIVELSLRSKNPFTNQRFPYISNLAVRRHYRRRGVAQKMLLKCEQIALAWEYQDLYLHVLENNHQARQLYCKLGYQLDQVDFNWSTWLLGRPRQILLHKQLAASGLH
- a CDS encoding ABC transporter permease, with amino-acid sequence MSRIKALQYYILARLLLAPLMIWTIVTVVFFLLRVLPWLLQSTIGDPVDAVLGSRAPESVKEEYRQRLGLADPLWVQYLRYLGSLLRFDLGSSLTSQGEAVWDTIGRHFPATAELAVCSMAIALLIGITVGMLAASRPNSWLDVGGRLFGIITYALPMFWMGMLMQLLFAVQLGWFPIGDRFPASLFPPPGPTGLYTIDSLLAGDLTSFCTALYHLFLPSLTLGLLLSGIFERIVRVNLKQTLRADYVEAARARGIPERRILVAHALKNAMIPVITILGLTFASLLGGAILTEVTFSWPGLANRLYDAISLRDYPTVQGILVFFAVLVVIASIAIDILNAYIDPRIRY
- a CDS encoding ABC transporter substrate-binding protein is translated as MNWLVSRRRLWSLGKFIGLSLLCCLLVVSCNDRPPGTTSSVSPTSANSMRLVVGTTLRPRTLDPADNYELAGSNIMTSLSDRLYTYAVGTGELVPQLATALPQVSADGLTYTIPVRQGVVFHDGTAFNAEAMAFSLNRFIQNGGKPASLLSDVVDSVQASGEYELTIRLKNAFAAFPSLLAFSGLCAVSPQAYEIGTGQFKPREFVGTGPYQLVQFTPNLIRMDVFDKYWGEKPANQGIDFQILSSSANLFNSFRTGQVDIAYQTFDPEQVQSLKQQAQSNGWQALEEKSNVVTHLGLNIKQQPLDNPVVRRAIAAMIDRPLITQRVYQQQAEPLYSMIPNTFDSYKPVFQTTYGDGNVEQAKALLAQAGYTSANPLTIEIAYPAYSLTREQVASTLQEYGSQRLDGAVQIQTKAEEGATFFANISKGVYQAVLLDWYPDFGDADNYIHPFLSCTQGNATAGCEQGASQSQGLFYYSDRMNQLIEQQRQEQNPQTRAALFAQIQDLIAQDVPAIPLVQNKDYAFGQQTIQGLQVDPILKLPLWDIAKRASS
- a CDS encoding sulfate/molybdate ABC transporter ATP-binding protein, with product MGIVVENVSKQFGSFQAVDDVSLEIKSGSLVALLGPSGSGKSTLLRLIAGLELPDSGKIWLTGKDATYQSVQERNIGFVFQHYALFKHMSVRQNIAFALEIRKTPKAKIKARVDELLELVQLSALGNRYPSQLSGGQRQRVALARALAVQPQVLLLDEPFGALDAKVRKDLRAWLRKLHDEVHVTTVFVTHDQEEAMEVSDEIVVMNKGRVEQIGSPAEIYDHPATAFVMSFIGPVNVLPSTSNIFQGNGFESTHPEMFLRPQDVIVQREKNGTTVSARVSRIIHLGWEIQAELTLDDGQVVTAHLSRDRFDELQLQPQEKVYVKPKDAKSFPLYYSI
- the chlP gene encoding geranylgeranyl reductase, which codes for MTLRVAVVGSGPAGSSAAETLAKAGIETYLFERKLDNAKPCGGAIPLCMVSEFDLPPQIIDRQVRKMKMISPSNREVDINLVNEDEYIGMCRREVLDGFLRNRAAKLGAKLINATVHKLDIPQNNTDFYTIHYVDHSEGGAQGIAKSLKVDAIIGADGANSRIAKEIDAGDYNYAIAFQERIRLPEAQMAYYNDLAEMYVGNDVSTDFYAWVFPKYDHVAVGTGTMQVNKASIKQLQAGIRARAARKLVGGQIIKVEAHPIPEHPRPRRVVGRVALVGDAAGYVTKSSGEGIYFAAKSGRMCAETLVEVSQGGTRIPTENELKIYLRRWDKKYGMTYKVLDLLQTVFYRSDATREAFVEMCADLDVQRLTFDSYLYKTVVPANPITQMKITAKTIGSLIRGNALAP